GTGGTGGCGCTGGTGGTGCCGCTGGTGCCGCTGGTGCCGCTGCCCAGGCCGAAGGCATCGGCAAACCCGAGCAGCGCCTCTTCCAGCGTGGAGAGGTTCAGCCGGTAGGTGATGGTGGTGCCCTGCTTGTCCGACATCACCAGGTCGGCCTCGCGCAGCACGTTGAAGTGGCCCGACAGCGTGGGCTTGGCCAGCGCAAAGTGCTCGGCGATCTCGCCGGCTGTCATCTCGCGCTGCTGCAG
The genomic region above belongs to Aquabacterium sp. OR-4 and contains:
- a CDS encoding autorepressor SdpR family transcription factor; this encodes MDKVFKALGDPTRRQILQLLQQREMTAGEIAEHFALAKPTLSGHFNVLREADLVMSDKQGTTITYRLNLSTLEEALLGFADAFGLGSGTSGTSGTTSATTSATTGRSLATTKGKRHV